From the genome of Longispora fulva:
CTGGTCTACCCGGACCGCAGCCTGAAGATCTGGCTGGTCCCGGCCCAGACCCAGGAGATCTACTCCGAGCTGCGCCGGGGCCTGGCCCTGCTCGCCGACATCGGCACCGACCTCGCGAAGGTCGAGCGGGCCGGCACGGCAATGGCCGACCAGCTCGGCCAGTGGCGGGGCGCGTGCGAGTCACTCCTGCCGAGCGCCGGCCGACGCGCATGAGCTTCGGGGAGCGCGACCAGCCGACGACGCCGTTCGGTGGCGTTCCCGGTCCGCGTACCGAGCCACCGGAGGTGGGGATGGACCTGTCCTCGACGGCGTTCGACGACCACTTCGCCCAGCTGGGGCAGTGGGCGAAGGAGGGTTGGCACTGGGACGACATCGAGTCCCGGGTCTACGACCTCTTCGACATCCCCGACCAGCACCGCCCTCCGGACTAAAAACCCGACCACCATTCGGTTACGCCGCGTCTCCGCACCCTGCCCGACGGCACCTCCACGGGAAGGTCAGCGGGCCCCGGCCCCAAAACGGCCCCCGGACCGGGCGTCAGCCCCACGCGCGGGGTCTGGCCAGCCAGGCCTTGCCGCCTTCGAGCACCGCCGCGTGCACCGCCCGTGCCAGCCGCGCGCCCCACACGGACCGCGGCCCGCCATACGGCTCCGATTCGCCCGTCACCGGACAGAGCAGGCACGACGCGTTGCTCGCCGTGCCGGTCGCCTCGATGCCCAGTTCCCACATCGCCTGCGCCTTGGCCTCCGCCGCCGTGGCGACGGCGTTCACGAGTGCCGCGTCGGACAGCCGGACCGGCAGGAAGCACACGAGGTTGATCGTGCCCGGCCGCATCCGGCGCAGGTGCCCGTCCGGGGCCGCGGCCCAGGCCGGGCTCCCGAGCCCGACGGTCGCGTGCGCCGTCACCCCGGCGTCGGCGGCCGAGACCACCTCGCGGACGTCCACCCCGGTCAGCAGCCCCACCCCGGGACCGGTCAGTCCGAGCCCCGCCGCCAACTCGCCGACATGTTCGGACGGGTCCGGCCGGCTGTAGGACATGGGGACGGTCGCGTTGAGGACCCAGTCTCGGACGCCCAGCCCGCCGCCATGCACACCGCTGGAGACCGCCGTCATGGGGGCGGGAAGTCTCCAGTACAAAATGGGGATTTGGAACCCGGATTCGGGCCGTGAGGTGAGTGTGCCGTCCACGCCCCCATCGTGTCCGACGGAGAAAACGACCTTGATCGTGGGTGCTGGCCCGTTTCCGACAACGATGGGCCTAGACTCGACTCGCGCGGGCACACCTGCGCGAGTGGAGGTTGCAGACGATGGATGAGGTACTGGGTCGCAGCGGGATCTTCCAGGGGGTAGATCCGGAGGCCGCCGAGGCGCTCGCGAAGGACATGGAGTACATCGACGTCCGCAAGGGTGACGTCGTGTTCAGCGAAGGTGAGCCTGGGGACAGTCTGTACATCGTGCTGTCCGGCAAGGTGAAGATCGGTCGCCGGGCTGTGGACGGGCGACAGAACCTGATCGCGGTCATGGGCCCGAGTGACATGATCGGCGAGCTCTCGCTGTTCGACCCCGGGCCGAGGACGGCGACCGCGACGGCGGTGACCGACACCCGTCTGTCCCGGCTGCGCAAGCAGGCCCTGCGTCCGTGGCTGACCAACCGGCCGGAGATCGCGGAGCAGCTGCTCCGAGTCCTCGCCCGCCGGCTCCGCCGCACCAATGACGCACTGGCCGACCTGATCTTCACGGACGTGCCCGGCCGGGTCGCCAAGAACCTGCTGCAGATGGCCAGCCGGTTCGGCACCCGCGACGGCGGCGTCCTGCGGGTCACGCACGACCTCACCCAGGAGGAGCTGGCCCAGCTGGTCGGCGCGTCCCGGGAGACCGTGAACAAGGCCCTGGCGGACTTCGCGTCGCGCGGCTGGCTGCGCCTCGACGGCAAGAGCGTGATCATCCTGGACCCCGAGCGCTTGGCCAGGCGCGCCCGGGTCTGACGGGATCCGCCGAGAACGAATCTGGACGGCGCAGTGAGCAGGTCCGCAGGGCTGGCCCTAGCGGACCTGCTCACTGCTTGCCAGATTCGCCCGCAGCGGGCCACTGCGCCTTAGAGCAAGATCAAGATCTTTATTTGTTACGCCGCGTCCCTTCTTCGGCACGCGGCGGTCTTCCCGCGCTGGTCAGAGGGCCGGGGTCACCCTGGCCTGGTCGGGGTGCGCCGCACCGGTCGTCAGCGATGCCAGCAGGGCGTCGCTCGCCGGCCGCTCCGCGAGCTGCTGCGTCGAGTACGCCAGCTCCACGGCCACCGTCGCCACCTCCCGCGCCTCCACCAGCTCCCCGGCGGCGGCCAGCGCCGAGGCGAGTGCCCGCTGGGCCACGATCCGGCTGCGCAGTTCCTCCACCGGGGACTCCGCCGCCCACCGGGCGTGCGCCACAGCCTCGTCGATCCTGCCGGCCTGGAGCAGCGCCTGGGCGTAGTGCGCGACGGCCTGGGTGCGGGGCAGCAGCAGCGACGGGCAGGCCGCGCACGCCGACACCTCCTCCAGCAGTTCCAGCGCGCGGTCGACGTCGCCCTGGGCGCGCCGGGCCTCGGCGAGCAGCACGAGCGGGCCGACCCTCGCCGCGTCCTGGGCGTCGTACGTCGACACGAGCTTCAGCGTCTGCAACGCCTCCTCCTCGGCCGCCGCGACGTCCCCCAGCTCCAGCCGGACATAGCCCCGGATGGTGCGGGCCATGCCGATGAGCAGCGGGTGGCCGGCCCGGGTCGAGTACGCCTCGGCCTCGTTGAGCAGGTCCACGGCCTGGGCGGGCTCG
Proteins encoded in this window:
- a CDS encoding adenosylcobinamide amidohydrolase; translated protein: MDGTLTSRPESGFQIPILYWRLPAPMTAVSSGVHGGGLGVRDWVLNATVPMSYSRPDPSEHVGELAAGLGLTGPGVGLLTGVDVREVVSAADAGVTAHATVGLGSPAWAAAPDGHLRRMRPGTINLVCFLPVRLSDAALVNAVATAAEAKAQAMWELGIEATGTASNASCLLCPVTGESEPYGGPRSVWGARLARAVHAAVLEGGKAWLARPRAWG
- a CDS encoding Crp/Fnr family transcriptional regulator; translated protein: MDEVLGRSGIFQGVDPEAAEALAKDMEYIDVRKGDVVFSEGEPGDSLYIVLSGKVKIGRRAVDGRQNLIAVMGPSDMIGELSLFDPGPRTATATAVTDTRLSRLRKQALRPWLTNRPEIAEQLLRVLARRLRRTNDALADLIFTDVPGRVAKNLLQMASRFGTRDGGVLRVTHDLTQEELAQLVGASRETVNKALADFASRGWLRLDGKSVIILDPERLARRARV